A single genomic interval of Candidatus Zixiibacteriota bacterium harbors:
- a CDS encoding TolC family protein, with amino-acid sequence LPLFNRNKGGVAEATARLTQSEAELAAASQQLEGELRQLLVGHQTQRELIVMLRDQVIPPAQQAMEEIDLAYRLGSQPYINVLDAQRTLSELQGQLIDALVAGANAAIGIEQLTGHRLNPVRR; translated from the coding sequence TTACCCCTGTTCAACCGGAACAAGGGGGGTGTCGCAGAAGCCACAGCGCGCTTGACGCAGTCCGAAGCCGAACTCGCCGCAGCAAGCCAACAACTGGAAGGCGAACTTCGTCAACTACTAGTTGGACACCAAACACAACGCGAGTTGATTGTCATGCTGCGTGATCAGGTCATTCCACCAGCGCAACAAGCCATGGAAGAGATCGACCTCGCTTACCGTCTCGGCTCACAGCCATACATAAACGTTCTTGACGCTCAACGCACCCTCTCTGAATTACAGGGACAACTGATTGACGCACTGGTGGCCGGCGCCAACGCCGCCATTGGCATTGAACAGCTAACCGGGCATCGCTTGAATCCGGTGAGGAGATAG
- a CDS encoding efflux RND transporter periplasmic adaptor subunit — protein MKKSVLITIVAVAVLAIAGYFVLQGEPQTTGEEHEEGEVHAEDAGEHAEHEEGHEGMERITLHDDAPILQRLKLAKAGPETILQEIELPGEIVLNADKVAHIVPRFDGIAQAVHKDLGNRVEAGEVLAVVQSNQSVAPYEVKSLVPGTVIEKHITLGEFVRDDADIYVVADLSTVWAKISIYAKYLPLIRPGQAVRLTATGINEVAEGRIDYVNPIVGERTRTGTARVVLSNRNMVWQPGLFVTARIAVASDQVGLAVPDAAVQTIKDKPVVFVKEGNEFEVRPVQLGRSDGTTVEILAGLERGEEYVAAESYIFKAEFGKGEAGEED, from the coding sequence ATGAAAAAATCTGTACTCATAACCATTGTCGCAGTCGCGGTCCTGGCCATCGCCGGATACTTTGTCTTGCAGGGCGAGCCCCAGACGACCGGAGAAGAACACGAAGAAGGTGAAGTTCACGCAGAAGATGCCGGAGAGCATGCTGAGCATGAGGAAGGCCACGAAGGTATGGAACGGATCACGCTTCACGATGATGCGCCGATCCTTCAGCGGCTCAAACTCGCAAAGGCTGGTCCCGAAACGATTCTTCAGGAGATAGAACTGCCCGGCGAAATCGTCCTGAATGCTGACAAGGTTGCCCATATCGTGCCGCGCTTTGACGGCATTGCGCAAGCGGTCCACAAGGACCTAGGTAACCGCGTCGAGGCCGGCGAAGTGCTGGCGGTCGTACAAAGCAACCAGAGTGTCGCCCCGTACGAAGTGAAGTCCCTTGTGCCCGGCACTGTTATCGAGAAGCATATAACGCTCGGCGAGTTTGTTCGGGACGACGCTGATATCTATGTTGTCGCCGACCTCTCGACCGTGTGGGCGAAAATCAGCATATACGCCAAGTACCTTCCGCTAATTAGGCCCGGGCAGGCAGTGCGTCTAACCGCTACGGGCATTAACGAAGTGGCGGAAGGGAGGATTGACTACGTCAACCCCATCGTCGGCGAACGCACCCGAACCGGAACGGCGCGTGTGGTCCTCTCAAATCGCAACATGGTCTGGCAGCCGGGGTTGTTCGTAACCGCCAGGATCGCTGTCGCCAGCGACCAGGTCGGGTTGGCCGTCCCGGACGCAGCCGTGCAGACCATTAAGGATAAGCCGGTCGTGTTTGTTAAGGAAGGCAATGAATTCGAAGTCCGACCGGTTCAGCTCGGACGCAGTGACGGCACGACGGTCGAGATTCTTGCCGGATTGGAACGGGGCGAAGAGTACGTCGCGGCCGAGAGCTACATCTTCAAGGCGGAATTCGGCAAAGGCGAAGCCGGTGAGGAAGATTAG
- a CDS encoding P-II family nitrogen regulator, translating to MKEIKATIQPHMLSKVVQALHELPHFPGMTVFKCQGHGRGRGKGGSFVPTEDLIDYQAKERIEIICSDQDSDGILKVIAANAHTGNPGDGIITVSEVGFVIRIRTGETGSMAV from the coding sequence ATGAAAGAGATAAAGGCGACAATTCAACCACACATGCTTAGCAAAGTGGTCCAGGCACTGCATGAACTACCGCATTTCCCCGGTATGACCGTGTTCAAGTGCCAGGGACACGGACGCGGTCGCGGAAAGGGCGGTTCCTTTGTCCCGACCGAAGACCTCATCGACTATCAGGCGAAGGAGCGCATTGAGATCATTTGCTCGGATCAGGATTCCGACGGCATCCTCAAGGTTATTGCCGCTAACGCGCACACGGGGAATCCTGGAGATGGGATCATCACTGTGAGCGAAGTTGGTTTTGTCATTCGTATTCGGACCGGTGAAACCGGTTCCATGGCCGTATAG
- a CDS encoding CusA/CzcA family heavy metal efflux RND transporter — MLEKIIHFSIHNRWLILLAAVGLAFLGLYNFIRLPIDAVPDITNVQVQINTAAPGMSPLEVEKQITFSIETAMGGIPRVNYTRSLSRYGLSQVTVVFEDGTDIYFARQLVNERLQEAKANLPATASEPEMGPISTGLGEIYSWAIEAEPGATKPDGEPYTPTDLREIQDWVIKPQLRTVPGVTEVNTIGGYEKQFHVTPDPAQLVSYGLSFHNVMEALARNNSSVGAGYIEHKGEQYLIRVPGLVNDVDDIRNIIVKAGDGTPVYIRDVANVELGKQLRTGAATENGEEVVLGSVFMLLGENSRTVSKRVDAKMKEVNKSLPDGVLARTVRDRTRLVDATLRTVRNNLLEGAILVIAVLFAMLGNLRAALLLSLTIPLSMLFAITGMVQNKISGNLMSLGAIDFGIIVDGSVVLVENIIRRFSERQAHLGRLLTKGERLEEAFESSREVAKPTLFGVVIIMIVYLPILTLGGIEGKMFVPMAKAVLLVLAGALLFTFTFVPAGIALFLTRSVSEKESIVIRWCKSAYTPLLDKILEHRWQVTAISAAFVLFTVLVASRLGSEFIPQLDEGDVLIQSFRIPSTGLTQSVEMQKEWEKAVLTVPEVQRVFAQIGTQEVATDPMPPSIADGFIIIKPRSEWPNPHMPKTELVKKLQAATDHLPGNAYEFSQPIQMRFNELIAGVRSDVAVKIFGDDLDVMLEQGDKIAAVLRDIRGSADIKVEQVTGLPILTVDLDRTAIARYGLNIADVQEVVEAAVGGMTVGQVLEGDRRFDLVVRLPEEVRRDVEALEFLPIPLPERSDEREGQIAFASYSSRSDTDPGYVPLGAIARIEIAEGPNQISRENGKRRVVVQSNVRGRDIGSFAAEAQRRIEAGIKLPAGYWMTWGGQFENLMAAKQRLQVAVPVALLLIFLMLFATFKSLKDSVLVFTGIPLALTGGVLTLWMRGIPLSISAGVGFIGLSGVAVLNGLLMVSFINKLRGEGLSIREAVKRGAVLRLRPSLVIGLLAALGFVPMAIATGSGAEVQRPLATVVIGGILSSTFLTLLVLPALYRVFHKYQPIPEER; from the coding sequence ATGCTTGAGAAAATCATTCATTTCTCGATACACAACCGATGGCTGATACTGCTGGCCGCCGTCGGCCTGGCATTTCTCGGACTGTATAATTTCATCCGGTTACCGATCGACGCAGTCCCCGATATCACTAACGTGCAGGTACAGATCAATACGGCCGCGCCGGGAATGTCACCGCTCGAAGTTGAGAAACAGATCACTTTTTCCATAGAGACAGCTATGGGAGGCATTCCCCGGGTCAATTATACTCGTTCTCTCTCTCGATACGGTCTCTCACAGGTGACTGTTGTGTTTGAAGATGGCACTGATATCTACTTCGCCCGGCAATTGGTCAATGAGCGCTTACAGGAAGCAAAGGCCAATCTGCCGGCGACTGCGAGCGAACCTGAAATGGGCCCCATTTCCACCGGACTCGGAGAAATCTATAGCTGGGCCATCGAAGCTGAACCAGGGGCTACTAAACCGGACGGTGAACCGTATACGCCCACCGACCTCCGTGAGATTCAGGATTGGGTCATCAAACCGCAACTGCGGACTGTACCTGGTGTGACCGAAGTCAATACAATTGGCGGGTATGAGAAGCAGTTTCACGTGACGCCGGACCCCGCTCAACTTGTGTCGTATGGACTCAGCTTCCATAACGTGATGGAGGCGTTGGCGAGAAACAACAGCTCGGTGGGAGCCGGATACATTGAGCATAAAGGCGAACAGTACCTGATCCGTGTGCCTGGGCTGGTCAACGATGTCGATGACATTCGCAACATAATCGTGAAAGCCGGCGACGGCACGCCTGTATACATCCGAGATGTGGCTAATGTGGAACTGGGCAAACAACTGAGGACGGGAGCCGCAACTGAAAATGGTGAAGAAGTCGTTCTCGGTTCAGTCTTCATGCTGTTGGGTGAGAACAGCCGGACTGTCTCCAAACGCGTTGATGCGAAGATGAAGGAGGTTAATAAAAGCCTCCCGGACGGCGTCCTTGCCCGTACGGTCCGGGATCGCACGCGACTCGTTGACGCCACGCTTCGAACCGTACGCAACAATCTCCTCGAGGGTGCCATACTGGTAATCGCGGTGCTCTTCGCGATGCTCGGTAATCTCCGTGCCGCCCTGTTGCTCTCCCTTACCATTCCGCTCTCAATGCTTTTCGCAATCACGGGTATGGTGCAAAACAAGATCAGCGGCAATTTGATGAGTCTGGGGGCGATTGACTTCGGCATTATTGTCGATGGCAGCGTCGTACTCGTTGAGAATATCATCCGGCGATTCTCCGAGCGACAGGCACACCTGGGACGCCTGCTTACGAAAGGAGAGCGGCTCGAAGAGGCATTTGAAAGCTCTCGTGAAGTCGCAAAGCCAACCCTCTTCGGCGTGGTCATCATCATGATCGTGTATCTGCCTATCCTGACACTGGGGGGGATCGAGGGAAAAATGTTCGTGCCGATGGCAAAGGCGGTTTTGCTGGTGCTTGCCGGCGCGTTGTTGTTTACGTTTACCTTTGTTCCGGCCGGTATCGCCCTTTTTCTCACTCGTTCGGTCAGCGAGAAAGAAAGTATCGTGATCCGATGGTGCAAAAGCGCGTACACCCCTCTTTTGGATAAGATACTTGAGCATCGCTGGCAGGTGACCGCAATCAGCGCTGCGTTCGTCTTATTCACAGTACTGGTCGCGTCCCGCTTGGGCAGCGAATTCATCCCGCAGCTCGATGAAGGTGATGTACTCATCCAGTCGTTTCGAATCCCGTCTACCGGTTTGACCCAGTCCGTCGAGATGCAAAAAGAGTGGGAAAAGGCAGTACTAACGGTACCCGAGGTCCAACGCGTCTTCGCCCAAATCGGCACGCAAGAGGTCGCCACCGATCCAATGCCGCCGTCGATTGCCGATGGCTTTATCATCATTAAGCCGCGCTCGGAGTGGCCCAACCCGCATATGCCGAAAACCGAATTGGTGAAAAAGCTCCAAGCCGCCACAGACCACCTGCCCGGCAACGCCTACGAGTTCTCACAGCCAATTCAAATGCGCTTTAATGAGCTTATCGCTGGCGTGCGCAGCGATGTCGCAGTCAAGATTTTTGGGGACGATCTGGACGTCATGTTGGAGCAGGGTGATAAGATTGCCGCAGTTCTTCGCGACATACGCGGCTCAGCCGATATCAAGGTCGAGCAGGTCACCGGTCTGCCAATCCTCACCGTGGATTTGGATAGAACCGCTATCGCACGATATGGTCTGAATATCGCGGACGTGCAGGAAGTAGTCGAAGCGGCAGTCGGCGGTATGACCGTTGGGCAGGTTCTTGAAGGCGATCGCCGCTTCGACCTGGTGGTTCGCCTGCCGGAAGAGGTTCGGCGCGATGTCGAGGCGCTGGAGTTTCTGCCAATCCCGCTTCCAGAACGAAGTGATGAGCGCGAGGGGCAAATCGCTTTCGCTTCGTATTCATCGAGAAGCGACACGGATCCGGGATATGTGCCGCTTGGAGCTATAGCGCGGATCGAAATTGCTGAAGGGCCGAACCAGATTAGCCGGGAGAACGGTAAGCGTCGTGTAGTTGTGCAATCCAATGTACGCGGACGCGACATCGGCTCATTTGCCGCCGAGGCACAAAGAAGAATTGAGGCCGGGATAAAACTGCCCGCAGGGTACTGGATGACGTGGGGTGGCCAGTTCGAAAACCTGATGGCGGCCAAGCAGCGGCTGCAGGTGGCAGTGCCTGTGGCCTTGCTTCTCATTTTCCTAATGCTGTTCGCTACTTTTAAGTCGCTCAAGGATTCGGTGTTGGTCTTTACCGGCATTCCCTTGGCCCTTACAGGAGGAGTTCTCACTCTTTGGATGCGTGGGATACCATTGTCAATCTCCGCCGGGGTAGGTTTCATCGGCCTGTCGGGTGTCGCCGTGCTGAACGGGCTGTTGATGGTATCGTTTATCAACAAGCTTCGCGGCGAGGGACTCTCCATCCGCGAAGCGGTAAAGCGTGGCGCTGTCTTGCGACTGCGCCCGTCGCTGGTGATCGGCTTGCTCGCAGCATTGGGATTCGTCCCCATGGCGATTGCGACCGGCTCAGGCGCCGAAGTCCAGCGACCTCTGGCAACGGTCGTGATAGGGGGAATCCTGTCGTCGACGTTTCTCACTTTGCTTGTCCTGCCGGCACTGTATAGGGTTTTTCACAAGTATCAGCCGATTCCGGAAGAGAGGTAA
- a CDS encoding O-antigen ligase family protein: MTGGTGDTGRLSSAILIFYLLFVFGSAFSRAFSQIALGIALVLFMIVAVQQKYNPFSTSIRWFYILAGCYIGWLLLSGLMSRAPLSSIYFTRKEWLFAAVPVGVFLMQSHKNREWLVWALAIGISIVSLYAVSQYITGWDWLNFANNHFVPKRIDTVSGNFSRPNTFAGFFSVAAMFLLAYAVYPEHKWDSSRKWLVAISILAMVSTLLSFRRGPVIYLIISLLVMALLKGGRIRGFAAALAILLALMTAVVPSLRERFSLPTPTEEAEDYQGSRPFIWNHSLTLVAENPLFGVGNGIFIEAYREIVQRDTGVDLPWWWRHGQAHNDFLNTAAIGGLPCLAAFAGIWFFVLRKFARGIREKQFAADQRRVQFAALLGSILFLLTSLTVSSFADEETHELIMFIWAFGLATWYNRGSEKPELVTHLKA; the protein is encoded by the coding sequence GCGCTGGTTCTTTTTATGATCGTCGCTGTCCAACAGAAATATAACCCGTTCTCGACATCCATCCGGTGGTTCTATATTCTGGCGGGCTGTTATATCGGGTGGCTGCTGCTGTCAGGGCTCATGAGCCGAGCACCGCTGTCCTCTATCTATTTCACTCGTAAGGAGTGGTTGTTTGCGGCTGTCCCGGTCGGCGTGTTTTTGATGCAGAGCCACAAGAACCGCGAGTGGTTGGTCTGGGCGTTGGCGATTGGGATATCGATAGTTTCACTATATGCCGTCTCCCAGTATATCACGGGGTGGGATTGGCTGAATTTCGCGAACAATCATTTCGTACCGAAACGGATTGATACGGTCTCCGGCAATTTCTCCCGTCCAAACACCTTTGCGGGATTCTTTAGTGTGGCCGCCATGTTTCTCCTTGCTTACGCCGTCTATCCTGAGCACAAGTGGGATAGTTCGAGAAAATGGCTGGTCGCGATCTCGATTCTTGCGATGGTTTCGACACTCCTAAGCTTCAGGCGTGGACCAGTGATCTATTTGATAATCAGTCTGCTCGTGATGGCTCTGCTGAAAGGGGGGCGCATTCGTGGTTTCGCTGCGGCCTTGGCGATCTTGCTTGCTCTCATGACGGCCGTGGTGCCATCACTGCGAGAACGATTCTCGTTGCCGACACCCACCGAGGAAGCCGAGGATTATCAGGGGTCACGACCGTTCATCTGGAATCATTCATTGACGCTGGTTGCCGAGAATCCGCTCTTTGGGGTGGGGAATGGAATATTCATTGAAGCGTACCGCGAGATAGTCCAGCGCGACACCGGGGTTGATCTTCCCTGGTGGTGGCGCCACGGTCAAGCGCATAACGATTTCCTTAACACGGCGGCGATCGGAGGACTTCCCTGTCTGGCTGCATTCGCCGGAATCTGGTTTTTCGTGCTGCGGAAATTCGCGCGGGGGATACGCGAAAAGCAATTTGCCGCTGATCAGCGTCGTGTCCAGTTCGCGGCATTGCTTGGATCGATACTGTTTTTGCTGACCTCGCTGACCGTGTCGAGTTTCGCCGACGAGGAAACTCACGAATTGATCATGTTCATCTGGGCGTTCGGGCTGGCGACCTGGTACAATCGGGGATCCGAGAAACCGGAATTAGTGACCCACTTAAAGGCTTGA